The following proteins are encoded in a genomic region of Rhodoferax aquaticus:
- a CDS encoding YHS domain-containing (seleno)protein: MKNKHYFRHLLVMFSMLLGLNALAAPPINTLKNSFFATTTDTAINGYDSVAYFTNNAPVKGSDSLVWEWKGAKWKFSTAANLELFKANPDKYAPQYGGYCAYGVAKDNLVKVDPEQFTILDGKLYLNYDASVQKEWAKDRAGFIKQADAKFQSLLAK, from the coding sequence ATGAAAAACAAACACTACTTTCGCCACTTGCTTGTGATGTTCAGCATGCTCTTAGGCCTCAACGCCTTGGCTGCACCGCCCATCAACACCTTGAAGAACTCGTTTTTCGCCACCACGACGGACACCGCTATCAACGGCTACGACAGCGTGGCCTATTTCACTAACAATGCCCCGGTCAAAGGCTCGGACAGCTTGGTCTGGGAGTGGAAAGGGGCCAAATGGAAGTTTTCCACGGCCGCCAACTTGGAACTCTTTAAAGCCAACCCCGACAAATACGCCCCGCAGTACGGTGGCTACTGTGCCTATGGCGTTGCCAAAGACAATTTGGTCAAGGTAGACCCCGAGCAGTTCACCATTTTGGACGGCAAGCTGTACTTGAACTACGACGCTTCGGTGCAAAAAGAATGGGCCAAAGACCGCGCCGGTTTTATCAAGCAAGCGGATGCCAAGTTTCAAAGCCTGTTGGCCAAGTAA